A genomic window from Sphingobacterium spiritivorum includes:
- a CDS encoding cytochrome-c peroxidase → MKKISVVLVLTLLIWACKKGEDSLTDLFAGFMKSAHFPDPAYDFLRNEISREGFELGKRLFYEPRLSRNNTIACGSCHIQSAAFTHHGHDVSHGIDDRLGTRNPMPIMNMAWQKEFFWDGGVFDLDLAAVNAITNPVEMDETVPNVLRKLRAHPEYPALFKKAFGTEEITDARFFKALSQFMLMAVSDQSKYDKVRRNEDGASFTTSEQRGYLFFQKNCSTCHSEPLFTDRSYRNNGLAPNRSNDIGRDSVTLNPADKYKFKVPSLRNLAYTAPYMHDGRFLTLNRVIEHYRNGMVDSPTLDPVFRQQDGRLGIPMTEQEKEDLLAFLNTLNDRAFVTNPLLAEPETGGFVVK, encoded by the coding sequence ATGAAGAAGATTAGTGTAGTGTTGGTATTGACACTGTTGATATGGGCATGTAAAAAGGGGGAGGATTCCTTAACCGATCTGTTTGCCGGATTTATGAAATCCGCTCATTTTCCCGATCCTGCTTATGATTTTTTACGTAATGAGATTAGCAGAGAGGGTTTTGAGTTAGGGAAACGCTTGTTTTATGAGCCCCGTCTTTCGCGTAACAATACCATCGCCTGTGGCAGTTGCCATATACAATCAGCCGCATTTACACACCACGGACACGATGTGAGTCATGGTATTGATGATCGTCTGGGTACCCGTAATCCGATGCCTATCATGAATATGGCCTGGCAGAAAGAGTTCTTTTGGGATGGAGGTGTATTTGACCTGGACCTGGCTGCGGTAAATGCAATTACCAATCCGGTAGAAATGGATGAAACTGTTCCTAACGTATTGCGCAAATTGCGTGCACATCCGGAATATCCGGCTTTGTTCAAAAAAGCTTTTGGTACCGAAGAAATTACGGATGCACGTTTTTTTAAGGCATTGTCTCAGTTTATGCTGATGGCCGTCAGTGATCAGTCCAAATATGATAAAGTAAGACGAAACGAAGACGGTGCTTCTTTTACAACGTCCGAACAAAGGGGATACCTTTTCTTTCAGAAAAATTGTTCTACCTGTCATAGTGAACCGTTGTTTACAGATCGCAGCTACCGTAACAACGGATTGGCTCCGAACAGATCAAATGATATCGGAAGAGATTCTGTAACATTGAATCCTGCAGATAAATATAAATTTAAAGTGCCAAGCCTGCGTAATCTCGCTTATACTGCTCCCTATATGCATGACGGACGATTCCTGACACTCAACAGAGTCATCGAACACTATCGTAATGGCATGGTCGATTCGCCGACATTAGATCCGGTGTTCAGACAGCAGGACGGCCGGTTGGGAATCCCGATGACTGAACAAGAAAAGGAGGATCTGCTGGCTTTTCTGAATACACTTAATGACAGAGCTTTTGTTACCAATCCATTACTCGCCGAACCTGAAACCGGTGGTTTTGTTGTCAAATAA